The genomic region CGGAGACAGGACCTTGAAACTGCGGGCCATGAGGTCCGTTCGGTTGCGGATCGAGCGCAGCACCTCGACCCGACCTTCAAACTGCAGGACGTAAAGAGTCGTCTCGTCGGTCTTGAGGTAGTAATAGCGGGCCAGCTTTCGCTTGCCCCGATGGGTGAACTCGAAGGTGAGGACCACGGAATCCGGATACGATCCGCCGAACGGCTCCAGCGAACCCCGAACGAATCCGGGACGGAAGCGAAAGGCCGTCTCTTCGTCGCGGGCCGCATAGTCGCGCGGAGTGACATGAGGCTCCACCTTGAACTGGCGGATGCGCAGCAATCCCTCTTCGCTGTTGTTGTAGATGATGTCAGTGACGGTATTGCCGGCTCCATCCTGATAGGTGACAGGCTCCCACTGATCGCGCAGCCGGAGGCTGTATCGTCCCTGCGGATCCTTGAACTCTCGTTCCTCCGGGCGCGGCTGTGGGGTTTGTGCCGCTGCCCACGCCAGCTCCAGCATCACGAACAAAAGGAAAGCGGAAGACCACATTGTTCCCTCTCTTTCTCTGCGCTCGCGCCGATCAGGCCTCGTGGCCCGGTTCCCCCTTTGGTCCGGCGGAGGTGCACATTCAGAAGCGCCGATTTCGCTTTCTCCGGGCCTGTGAGAAATCAGCGAGGCAAAGATCATGTGAGTTCTCCCAGCACGGCCTTCTGCGCGGCGAGGACTGTCGGGAGGCCTCGCCTGGCCAGTTCGAGCAATGTCATCAACTGCTCGGTCGTGAACGGTTGCTTCTCCGCCGTTCCCTGAATTTCGACGAAGCGACCGTCATCGGTGGCGACCACATTCATATCCACTTCCGCGCGACTATCTTCGGCGTAACACAGATCGAGCATGGGCGTCCCGTCAACAATGCCCACGCTGACGGCAGCCAGGTAATTTCTCACCGGCAGCGTGGGGAGGACTCCCTGAGCGATCAACCGTCGGAGAGCCAGCACCAGAGCCACGAAGGCCCCGGTGATCGAGGCGATGCGCGTGCCGCCGTCGGCCTGGATGACATCGCAATCCACTAAAAAGGTGCGCTCGCCGAGCTGATCCAAATCTACGACGGCGCGAAGGCTGCGTCCGATCAGACGCTGAATCTCCTGGGTGCGACCCGATAGGGCGCC from Blastocatellia bacterium harbors:
- the rph gene encoding ribonuclease PH, with product MSSVEQEDIIRCDGRRPDELRRLTITPDFIKFAEGSVLVACGDTKVICTVSVEDRVPPFLRGTGRGWITAEYALLPRSTESRTPREASRGALSGRTQEIQRLIGRSLRAVVDLDQLGERTFLVDCDVIQADGGTRIASITGAFVALVLALRRLIAQGVLPTLPVRNYLAAVSVGIVDGTPMLDLCYAEDSRAEVDMNVVATDDGRFVEIQGTAEKQPFTTEQLMTLLELARRGLPTVLAAQKAVLGELT